From Peromyscus maniculatus bairdii isolate BWxNUB_F1_BW_parent chromosome 8, HU_Pman_BW_mat_3.1, whole genome shotgun sequence, a single genomic window includes:
- the LOC143267091 gene encoding CMRF35-like molecule 3 produces MWLFPALLLFLPGCSTAQDPITGPDTVSGQEQGSLTVLCPYDSSWKDYKKYWCQGADWSTCKILIQTDASEQLVKKDGVSIRDDQTDFIVTVTMEELSTSDADIYWCAIERTGYDPHFEVNVNIDPVLTTTASTMENFSSYGEDQTSTLTWSLLSSIYFQLLVFLEVPLLLGMLSAVLWVNRPQRCSGGGEVDLVKAQSSEACYRDKHLPLDRK; encoded by the exons ATGTGGctgttccctgctctgctcctcttcctcccag GCTGCTCCACTGCTCAGGATCCAATCACAGGTCCAGACACGGTGAGCGGTCAGGAGCAGGGCTCCTTGACTGTGCTGTGTCCTTATGACTCATCCTGGAAGGATTACAAGAAGTACTGGTGCCAAGGAGCTGATTGGAGTACATGTAAGATCCTCATTCAAACCGATGCATCAGAGCAGTTGGTGAAGAAGGACGGTGTGTCCATCAGGGATGACCAGACAGACTTCATCGTCACAGTGACCATGGAGGAGCTGAGTACAAGTGATGCTGACATTTACTGGTGTGCAATTGAGAGAACTGGCTATGATCCCCATTTTGAAGTTAATGTGAATATTGACCCAG TCCTGACAACCACAGCGTCAACCATGGAGAATTTCAGCAGCTATGGAGAGGATCAAACCAGCACCCTCACGTG GTCCCTGCTGAGCAGCATCTACTTCCAGCTCCTGGTCTTTCTGGAGGTGCCCCTGCTTCTGGGCATGCTCAGTGCAGTCCTCTGGGTGAACAGGCCTCAGAGGTGCTCTGGGGGAGGTGAAGTTGACCTGGTGAAGGCCCAGAGTTCTGAAGCCTGTTACAGAGATAAACATCTCCCTCTAGATAGAAaatga